The following proteins come from a genomic window of Sesamum indicum cultivar Zhongzhi No. 13 linkage group LG10, S_indicum_v1.0, whole genome shotgun sequence:
- the LOC105172409 gene encoding kinesin-like protein KIN-14I — protein sequence MAEGVLQFNVASMVENLLQQHGKRLHDIDLASRKAQEASLRRYEAAGWLRKMVGVVAGKDLPAEPSEEHFRVGLRSGTILCNVLNKVHPGAVAKVVEAPLDTVIIPDENVRNFLAAIEEMGIPTFEVSDLEQGGKSSRIVNCILALRSYHEWKQCGGNGLWKFSGNTKGPSAGKQMDRKNSDPLVNSISRTSTGENLDSLSNGENSYGDLVEDFDEVDTSNTLQILVRELLSDKTREDIPVIVEQMLTRVVEEFDQRLASLKEQVRTTPQEEGVPSSHEFREIEIPSKMKEESCSKMEIPNEIKEESCSEMETPNEMEEESYSEKEIPNEMKEESCSEMEIPNKMQEESCSATDCDNGISKDPFLKHHEFVECQQKSIQKLKNMLHSAKEEMKMLQMKHQEEFNNLGKHLNTLAHAASGYKKVLEENRKLYNQVQDLKGNIRVYCRIRPFLPGQANRLNPVEDVDERTIEISATSKNGKGKKSFTFNKVFGPSAKQEEVFADTQPLIRSVLDGYNVCIFAYGQTGSGKTHTMTGPKELTQESMGVNYRALNDLFLITEQRKDTISYDISVQMIEIYNEQVRDLLATDGGNKKLEIRNNTANGINVPNANLQTVKSPLDVINLMNLGHKNRAVGSTAMNDRSSRSHSCLTVHVQGRDLTSGAVLRGCMHLVDLAGSERLDKTEAVGDRLKEAQHINKSLSALGDVIASLAQKQTHVPYRNSKLTQLLQDSLGGQAKTLMFVHISPEYDALGETLSTLKFAERVSTVELGAARTNKDNTDVKELKEQIASLKAALARKEGGESDAPQHSRPSSPDPQRFMSSGSSPSHSSWNSPEDSCKAEEQNNSSSPSRRHSLDPQDLMNSPSWPPLSSSPSLTPVEKGVSRDWVEKVLKNKSEKSPSKIPERRRHSLDNGLARTKYQQVAIDDSDDHEVATSDSSEPDNQGQFNISKSSSLPNVIGSKLIKPSPKSTRSQEMRSLIPPPTRKVSSGVQSSLQKTVRQPTSAAARRKPVGGK from the exons ATGGCGGAAGGGGTGTTGCAATTCAATGTGGCGTCAATGGTGGAAAATTTGCTTCAACAGCATGGAAAGAGGCTCCATGACATTGATTTGGCCTCAAGAAAAGCCCAGGAAGCTT CATTGAGGAGATATGAAGCGGCTGGCTGGTTAAGGAAGATGGTAGGTGTGGTTGCAGGGAAAGATTTGCCAGCTGAGCCGTCTGAAGAACATTTTAGAGTTGGCTTGCGAAGTGGTACTATACTTTGCAATGTACTTAACAAGGTCCATCCTGGTGCTGTGGCAAAA GTAGTTGAGGCACCACTGGATACTGTTATTATCCCTGATGAAAATGTTAGGAACTTCCTTGCAGCTATAGAGGAAATGGGGATTCCAACTTTCGAAGTCTCTGACTTGGAACAG GGAGGGAAGTCTTCCAGAATTGTGAATTGCATCCTGGCACTCAGATCATACCACGAATGGAAACAATGTGGCGGAAATGGACTCTGGAAATTTAGTGGAAACACAAAGGGCCCTTCTGCAGGGAAGCAGATGGACAGGAAAAATTCTGATCCGTTAGTGAATTCTATCTCAAGGACATCCACTGGGGAAAATCTTGATAGTTTGTCGAATGGGGAGAACTCATATGGTGATCTTGTGGAGGACTTTGACGAAGTG GATACCTCTAATACCTTGCAGATTCTAGTTCGCGAACTTCTTTCTGATAAGACTCGAGAAGATATTCCAGTG ATTGTAGAACAGATGTTAACTAGAGTTGTGGAAGAATTTGATCAGAGGCTGGCAAGCCTGAAGGAACAG GTCAGAACAACTCCGCAAGAAGAGGGTGTCCCAAGTTCCCACGAGTTTCGGGAGATAGAG ATCCCTagcaaaatgaaagaagagagTTGCTCTAAGATGGAGATCCCTAATGAAATCAAAGAAGAGAGTTGCTCTGAGATGGAGACCCCTAATGAAATGGAAGAAGAGAGTTACTCTGAGAAGGAGATCCctaatgaaatgaaagaagagaGTTGCTCTGAGATGGAGATACCTAACAAAATGCAAGAAGAGAGTTGCTCTGCGACGGATTGTGACAATGGCATATCAAAAGACCCTTTCTTGAAGCATCATGAATTTGTTGAATGCCAGCAAAAGAGTATACAG AAACTGAAGAATATGCTTCATTCtgcaaaagaagaaatgaaaatgctGCAAATGAAGCATCAAGAAGAGTTTAACAATCTAG GTAAACACCTGAATACCCTAGCACATGCAGCTTCAGGATACAAAAAGGTTCTTGAGGAGAACCGTAAATTATACAATCAAGTCCAAGACCTCAAAG GAAATATAAGGGTCTACTGCCGAATACGACCTTTTCTTCCTGGGCAGGCAAATCGTTTGAACCCTGTAGAAGATGTAGACGAAAGAACTATTGAAATATCTGCTACctcaaaaaatggaaaagggAAGAAATCATTCACTTTTAACAAGGTTTTTGGTCCCTCTGCAAAGCAAG AAGAAGTATTTGCAGACACCCAACCTCTGATTCGGTCAGTCCTTGATGGTTATAACGTTTGTATATTTGCTTATGGTCAAACTGGATCAGGAAAAACTCATACAATG ACAGGACCAAAGGAACTTACACAAGAAAGTATGGGAGTAAATTATAGAGCATTGAATGATTTATTTCTAATCACAGAACAGAGGAAGGACACGATTTCTTATGATATCTCTGTTCAGATGATTGAAATCTACAATGAGCAAGTCAGAGATCTCCTTGCTACAGATGGtggcaataaaaa ATTGGAAATACGCAACAATACCGCGAACGGCATTAATGTTCCAAATGCAAACCTTCAAACTGTGAAATCACCTTTAGATGTCATCAATTTGATGAACCTTGGGCATAAAAATCGTGCAGTTGGTTCTACGGCTATGAATGATCGAAGCAGCCGTTCTCACAG TTGTCTCACAGTTCATGTCCAAGGCAGAGATTTGACATCTGGCGCAGTTCTTCGTGGTTGTATGCATCTGGTTGATCTGGCAGGAAGTGAAAGACTTGATAAAACAGAAGCCGTTGGCGATAGATTGAAGGAGGCTCAACATATTAATAAGTCTCTTTCTGCTTTAGGAGATGTGATAGCCTCTCTTGCCCAAAAGCAGACACATGTTCCCTACAGAAACAGTAAACTAACACAGTTGCTTCAAGATTCACTAG GAGGACAAGCAAAGACTCTAATGTTTGTTCACATCAGTCCAGAGTATGATGCTCTTGGAGAAACACTTAGCACTCTTAAATTTGCGGAACGTGTTTCAACCGTTGAGCTTGGTGCTGCTCGAACAAACAAAGATAATACTGATGTCAAGGAACTCAAAGAACAG ATAGCTAGTCTTAAAGCAGCCTTGGCACGGAAAGAGGGTGGAGAATCTGATGCCCCTCAACATTCCAGACCTAGCAGTCCTGATCCACAGAGATTCATGTCTTCTGGATCATCTCCATCACATTCTTCTTGGAATAGTCCTGAAGATTCCTGTAAGGCAGAG GAACAAAATAACTCCTCATCACCGTCAAGAAGGCACAGCCTTGATCCCCAAGACCTGATGAATTCTCCTTCTTGGCCACCACTTAGCAGTAGTCCTAGCTTAACACCAGTTGAAAAAGGTGTCTCTCGTGATTGGGTTGAAAAAGTTTTGAAGAATAAGTCAGAAAAATCTCCAAGCAAGATTCCAGAACGTAGAAGGCATAGCCTGGATAATGGATTAGCTAGGACTAAGTATCAGCAAGTAGCCATCGACGACTCAGACGACCATGAAGTTGCAACTAGTGATTCT